The genomic stretch TCGACAGCCTTCTGGTGGTAGCTGCTTATGTCCGAGGATGACGAGGAGGGGGATTCGTCGTCTGTGGAGCCCTCCTTGTCAGAGCTACGGGGGTCTCCTTCACTGGACGACGTGTCTTTCGTGGAAGAGTTCTCCTGGAAGAAGCCGTTGGTTCGGGGTCCTCCCTCGTAGGTGAGCACAGGGGGTTCTTCGTCCATCGTGTTGAGGTAGCTGTTGGACTGTGGAAAAGAGGCCTTGCCCTCCTCGGTGTTGTGGATCAGGTCGGGCGCGAAGCGGTTGTGATTGCTGTCGGCAGGCCGAACGCTGCCGTCCTGACCCTGGTAGCCGTAGTTACCGTGGTGGTGCTCGTGTTGTTGCTGGGCGTTGGGATTGtacctctgctgcagctcctccaccaaaTCCCCATGGCCGTTAACATACTGATTGTGAGGCGAGTCCACCGTCTTTGTCCTCTCTAGCTTCTCAGCCACCTCGGTCACGGTCACCGAGCAGTCCGAGTACTTGGAACCCGTGACGTGTTGCCCCTGCTGCatcgctctgctctgctgggaCTCCTCCAGCCTCTGGCTCTCCACGGGGTAGCAGCCGCTGCTGGAACGGTACAAGATGACGCTCCTTTGTGCAGATGTGACCTGAGGAGCTGGGTTTGAGGCCTCGAAGTGGCAATGTTGgtgctgtttgtgttgctgaTAGTCCATGGCGCTTTCGGCCACTGTGGCGCTCTGGTGATGAGGAGAAACCATTGGATTGTGGTAGGTCCCGCATGCCAGGCCATTGGGCATTCCATTCATGAGGCCATTGGGCATCCCGCTGCTTTCCAGTCTGTCCATCTCCATACTCGTGGGCTCCTTCTTTATGGTGTAGCCCACAGGTTCCGGGCTGTCCCTGGAAGAGCCGTCAGACATGTCGGAGACGGAGCCCTGCGGGGAGTAGCTGTGATGCGTCGGGTGGCGATCTCCCCTGTTCGATTGCTCGGTTTCTGAAGAGTCAGAGTTCAGCATCACCTGGGATGCGCTGGAGTAGCCGCTGCTTGAGAGGTAGGAGTTACTGTTCGGGGTGCCGTTGCTGCTGCTCCCGTTGCTACTAGCGCtgccgctggagctgctgttggagaTCTGCTGACTTTTCTCCATGTAAGAGGCCGTGCTGATCAGGCCAAAGCGCAATTTGAGCTGGAGCAGCTCCGTTTTCAGGCGAATATTTTCCTCGTTCAGTGCCATGACCCGGTTCTCCAACACCATGTCGTTGAGGCGGCGCTTTTCTCTTGAACGCTTGGCTGCTTCGTTGTTCTTCCTCCGTTTCTCCCAGTAGCAGGcgtctttcttctcctcagaGATGAACTCCCGCTTGCGCCGGCAGGTCACGTTGGGCTTTGCGCCTTTGGCCTGGCGGCCCAGACGCGCTCCGCCTTCAGACTCAGGTGCTTGGAGGGGTCCATTGTAGTTAGAGTAATCCTCTATCTCAATGGGACTTTTGCTGCTGGTGGGAGGGATGTGTATACTTAAGCTTTCCATGCTTCCCAGCAATGGGCCAGAGCGTGAGCCTCTAGCAAAGGGCAAGGGGGAGCTGGGGGttggtgtatgactgtgttagctTTGTTACTAAAGAGTCTGGTCTATGTCGCGGGGTCCGCGAAAACTTTTTGATGAGGATTTTGTGCTTGCTGATGGGAAAGCCTCATTGATTTTTGTTTCTTAGTCTTCAAAATTAAACTATTCAAGTGTCCATGTTTGCCAAGAAGATCAAAAAGAGATGAAACTCCACAAAAACCTCAGACATTGAAACAGTCTTTGGAAAAGAGGaagctttagaaaaaaaaaagaaggaaaaaagtcTGTAATTCGAAAAACAAGATCTCCAACTGTATGAGCAAACAGTCCGTGGCGGCCTCTGGACGCTCGCCAGGGGCGATTTGAGTTAATCGTCGTCTTTCGCGGCGTTAGGTAGACCAGCGATGGGTGTCAGGCTACTGCCCCCCTTCTCCCAAAACCTCACAGAAGATGTAGGTCAGTCTGTCTACTGCAGTTCTCCCTGAGGATCCAGCTTCATTCCTGCTGCTTGTTGACCACTAACGGGGTTATGGAGacaagaagggagggagggagagaaagagagctcAATTATCTGCATTACACAGCCCATATGTTGACAAACAGCTTACGACTGGCAAATAAAATGATGGAGGCTTTGCCAAACGGCAGATAAAACACATCGTTTCAGAGTTTCAAAAGCGCGTACGTGTCGGGTGGAAACGCCGGACGGACGCGTTTGGGGCAAACGGGCGAAGTGAGTCGACGGGAGCGGGACGCACGTTCGCCCAAGCGTGCGCGCGTCTCCCGCCCTTCGTCGTTAGTCAACCTGAAATTCCTCGACACCGTGAACTTCCCTGAGTGCTGTTGGGATCAGAACGGGACGCCCGGCGACTTGAGTCTAACAACAACGCCGAATGTGGAGCGAACAGATGTTAACAGCAGTCCGGTGTTATGTAATAAGTAGATGGACTCTTGTTTTGTGCCTGATCCTTCTGgatgcctctctctctctcacacacacacacacacacacacacacacacactcatgcgcTTGTAATAATCTAGGTCACCACTGCTGTGCCTAACACTGGCTCCTCTGGTATTGTCAGGCCAACTCTAAAGCAGCTCGGCCGTAATCAAATACGAAGCAcatgtccagctcctcctaAGGCAAGAGGAGCTGGACATGCGCAGAATATTTCTCGCGTATCTTTCAGTGCGTTCCTcccgggggggaaaaaacccaaacccaaccccccccacatcccCAATCAGTCCATGTTGCATGTCGGACAACAACACGAGCAGGGAGGACAACTGGGATTATGATTCAGCGGAGAAAAACGCGCATTTTCAACGGGGAATTCTGGTCACTTGGCGCTGGCAGCTCAGTCTAATCATTAATCACGGCGCCGTCTTACAGTGCGGCCTTTTTGTGCGGCGCCGGCTAAGAAGAGGCACGGCACGTGGCGAGGAAGCAGAACAAAGAAGCTGCATTGACTGATTCCATTACTAAAGCGATGCCTCGCGCCTGAGAGACGACACAACAAAAGTGCCGCGCTGACGATGACCTTCTTTCAGCGCATCGCTCCGCTTATCAAAAATCACTTTCTTCATCCCGCCGAGTCAATAACAGTTTAATctgattttcattttctccgTCCTCCCCAGAGTCAACAAACCTGTTACATTATCTCAGGCCccgggaggaaaaaaagacacatatTTCACCTTGACTAATGCTCTGAATAATTAACCATTTATTTGCCCGCCTGTTATGTCGCAACGCAGATAAATCCGGGGTCTGAAAAACACGGGACTGTTCAAACAAGGAGTCGGGCCACATGTGATCCGAGGGAGTGAAGTAATGCTGCACTGCGATCAACAGATGTGGAAAAATCTGAGGTTATCCCCATAACCCCACccatgaaaaggaaaaaaaaaaaaaagacttgtgAGGCGAGGGGGTGTTTTGGTAGGAAACAAAAGGCGGGAGCAAAGGAAACACGCATAGATCGGCGCTGTCCCACTGACCTAGAAACGACGCTAAGCAGTAAACACTCCTCCTGTCTTTGACGGTGCGCCATAAAATAGGTCAGTGGGACTGCAAGGGAGGGAAGGCAGCGGAGGGAAAGAGTTAGTTAGAGTGCACTCTAAAAATAGAGGGGATGGAAAGAAAACGAGGGAGGACGGGAGCAATTTTTACAGAGCTCGCgcggaaaaaagaaaagtggggGGGGAAAAAGCGGGGAGAGAAACGAACTCGGACCCGTCGACGCGGCACGACGACGCCACAAAGCCCCGTGCATTCGCCGCAGATGGGAGCGCGCGGAGATAGGTAGATGGCGTTGACGTCAGCGCACACACCCTTCGCCGCAGCCCGGCTCACACATAACAGGCTCCCAGGACTGcatggggagggaggggccgCCGTTGCTGCTCCCCACGTACGTGCTCCGAATCGCTCCGGCGGCGAGGCGAAGCTTGTGTAATGCTCGCATGTTACATAGCGGCAGAAGCTACAGGTTACTGGCTGAGTGCCCCGCGATCTCCCCTTTCAGTGAATAatcagggggtggaggggggggggggtgattcaCTCCCAGAACATGGTTGGAAATGAAGAAATTCCAGACACAGACTCAGCCACTGGCTCTTTGTGGAAGGGCTAATTTCCTGTGGGGAAGGATGAGTGACGGGCAGATTGTCATCGTGTTGACTGCGGAAGGGCAGAGAGCAGAAAGTAGTTCCCACACACTTGCCGCTGGACGAGGAAtgtctcacctctgacctccgccGAGACAAGTGTGAGTAAAACACGCGGcgtcctcttcccctcctccacctcttgaGTGATCCGACGCCACACACGTGGAGGGGCCCCCGCGAGGAGCCTCCATTTTATCCCACGGCTTTGTGTCAAATAACAAGACTGCGGGAATGCCGACATTCCAGGTCAGTTTCTGAGTGCCACTTCTGAGTAATGTGGAACTAAAAACACTTCTGCTTGTATTAATGATCTCAGACGGGCGGTCGCGCACGTACATCACAGAGAGGCTAGAATTCAAATATTTGTTCAcaaaaaaaatggggaaaactTCCAAGAGAACTATTTTACCTGGTAAATTACTCCCCACTTGCAAACAGAGATTCCGGCTACTTGAGTCacgaggtaaaaaaaaatctgcagttttcTAAACAAaaagtttaaaagaaaagcGACATCAACTTATAGGAAAGTACTTCTGGACGGAGCCGACAGGAACCTGCGTTTTTTCCTCAGAGCGACGGCGTTCCGGAGCGCGACCCGTTTACCTCAAACGTCTCCTCGCCCAGATCGGCGGCTGACCTAAATTCAGGGTGTTGGCTTGAACGGAGCGACGCGGACGCCCGTGGAACCGGACCAGGGCTCACCAGAACTCTGCCCGCCTCTGCCAGACTGGGCTTTCTCTCTATTACCTCACATCCTGGATGTCCCATTGTCATCAGAACTTCACAACCGTGCCAGGACACAATGCCGAAGTTCTGCACGGAACAAAGGAACATTTAACCGTCTCGCTCCGGCCTCCTTCttaccctgccccccccccccccttggttATTACAGGATGTTAAAAATAGCTCAAAGACACCAGGCAGCTGTTGTATTATCACCGACGGACGCACGGATTCCGACGCTTTCCGAGGCGTTAAACATCTCTCCGCTTTAGGAAGATGGATTTGGCATTTATCCGCGCGtgagtgacgggaagaaggggAAATAAAGCAGGATGTGAATGGGAATCAATTACAGGCATCTCCGTCCCAGAGGGAGCGCTGCTGTTTATTGCTTCTCCCTGCTGTGTGCCGGTTATGTCATCCTCTCCAGCTCGCGCCTGCAACACTTTAGGGTTTATAGTTAACACGTTACAAgtgcagagacacaaacaggcacTCCCAGCAACAGCCAGATTCCCCCTTTTGTCTCCCGCTTGGAACGTTTTCACACGTGACAGCGCGCGGCCAAGAATTTAAGGCAAGTGTCCTGCACATCTGG from Takifugu flavidus isolate HTHZ2018 chromosome 6, ASM371156v2, whole genome shotgun sequence encodes the following:
- the nfil3-5 gene encoding nuclear factor, interleukin 3 regulated, member 5, yielding MESLSIHIPPTSSKSPIEIEDYSNYNGPLQAPESEGGARLGRQAKGAKPNVTCRRKREFISEEKKDACYWEKRRKNNEAAKRSREKRRLNDMVLENRVMALNEENIRLKTELLQLKLRFGLISTASYMEKSQQISNSSSSGSASSNGSSSNGTPNSNSYLSSSGYSSASQVMLNSDSSETEQSNRGDRHPTHHSYSPQGSVSDMSDGSSRDSPEPVGYTIKKEPTSMEMDRLESSGMPNGLMNGMPNGLACGTYHNPMVSPHHQSATVAESAMDYQQHKQHQHCHFEASNPAPQVTSAQRSVILYRSSSGCYPVESQRLEESQQSRAMQQGQHVTGSKYSDCSVTVTEVAEKLERTKTVDSPHNQYVNGHGDLVEELQQRYNPNAQQQHEHHHGNYGYQGQDGSVRPADSNHNRFAPDLIHNTEEGKASFPQSNSYLNTMDEEPPVLTYEGGPRTNGFFQENSSTKDTSSSEGDPRSSDKEGSTDDESPSSSSSDISSYHQKAVDAAGAHELQAEVKATALPHKLRLKYRAYSNGGAGVQVEGQLNASMSPSPNLPQHPYLALPGNTKTTSINGEVKDPENDSEQELKPQLNERMEAKKEGGKRGSNSIRGRNKRREMDK